From the Coregonus clupeaformis isolate EN_2021a unplaced genomic scaffold, ASM2061545v1 scaf0366, whole genome shotgun sequence genome, the window aaaaaagtatttagtcagccaccaattgtgcaagttctcccacttaaaaagatgagagaggcctgtaattttcatcataggtacacgtcaactatgacagacaaaatgaggaaaagaaatccagaaaatcacattgtaggatttttaatgaatttatttgcaaattatggtggaaaataagtatttggtcaataacaaaagtttctcaatactttgttatataccctttgttggcaatgacacaggtcaaacgttttctgtaagtcttcacaaggttttcacacactgttgctggtattttggcccattcctccatgcagatctcctctagagcagtgatgttttggggttgtcgctgggcaacacagactttcaactccctccaaagattttctatggggttgagatctggagactggctaggccactccaggaccttgaaatgcttcttatgaagccactccttcattgcccgggcggtgcgtttgggatcattgtcatgctgaaagacccagccacgtttcatcttcaatgcccttgctgatggaaggaggttttcactcaaaatctcacgatacatggccccattcattctttcctttacacggatcagtcgtcctggtccctttgcagaaaaacagccccaaagcatgatgtttccacccccatgcttcacagtaggtatggtgttctttggatgcaactcagcattatttgtcctccaaacacaacaagttgagtttttaccaaaaagttctattttggtttcatctgaccatatgacattctcccaatcctcttctggatcatccaaatgcactctagcaaacaggagcagggggacacagcagggggacacgtctggcactgcaggatttgagtccctggcggcgtagtgtgttactgatggtaggctttgttactttggtcccagctctctgcaggtcattcactaggtccccccgtgtggttctgggatttttgctcaccgttcttgtgatcattttgaccccacggggtgagatcttgcgtggagccccagatcgagggagattatcagtggtcttgtatgtcttccatttcctaataattgctcccacagttgatttcttcaaaccaagctgcttacctattgcagattcagtcttcccagcctggtgcaggtctacaattttgtttctggtgtcctttgacagctctttggtcttggccatagtggagtttggagtgtgacggtttgaggttgtggacaggtgtcttttatactgataacaagttcaaacaggtgccattaatacaggtaacgagtggaggacagaggagcctcttaaagaagaagttacaggtctgtgagagccagaaatcttgcttgtttgtaggtgaccaaatacttattttccaccataatttgcaaataaatttataaaaaatcctacaatgtgattttctggaaaaaaaaatctcaatttgtctgtcatagttgacgtgtacctatgatgaaaattacaggcctctcatctttttaagtgggagaacttgcacaattggtggctgactaaatacttttttcccccactgtatctctcttctccctttctctttctcttctctgctcctccCACTCCCTCACTCTTTCCATCTTCCTCTCCTGTCTGCCTTGAAGGGCTGCTTTCTCTGCGCGGTCGATCTCGCGCTCCAAACTGAAGTGGACCATTTGCATGGTGAGCATGGGCGCAATCAGGTTTAAGTTATCCACCGTCTTATTGAGCTTCTTAAGGTCCTCCGCCACCGCCCCACACAGCTGCTGCCACTGAGCATGCTCCCTGGGGGTCATGGGGTCGGCGAGCCGCGCCCGGCCCTGCAGCAGTCTCTCTCGGATCTGCGCGATGTCCTCTCTGATGTCGCGCTGCGTGACAATCCAGGGTGGCTGGTAGCCGTTGTCTATGAGGATGCGGTTGAGGTTGTGGGTCATGGGGTCGGCGTACGGGTTGTGCTCAAACTTGTTGATGGGCTTCCCGGCGCCACTCAGGTTGCGGAAGTCTCCCCGGGACATGGATTCCTGAATGAGGTCTTCCACCAGCCTCTCCACCGCCTGCGTGACCTTGATCTGCCGGCTTCGCTGGCGGACGCCCTCTCCACTAGCGCCCCCTCGGCTGCAGCCGCCGTCTCATGCTCCTTCTGGCGGTAGTCAAGGACCTGCTCCACCGCCCAATTCACTCTGAACTGCCGGTATTGGCGCTCACGCTGGCTGGGCGTCCCCGAGCCCACGCCCTCGTAGCTCAGGTAGTGGCGGTGCTGAGGAGCCACGCCTTTCaccttctcctcgtcctcctcgtcttCCATCGAACCCCCACGGCTCTGAAGCCGGGACTGGTGTGCCAGCACGGCGCGGTATGCCTCCTCTACCAGTGCAAACAGCGCCTTGTCTGCCGTAGCAGCGCCCGAGTCTGGATGGTACAGCTTGGCCATGCATAGGTAGGCTTCTTTCACCTGCGCAGGGCTACTCTCGCCCTCATCCGGAAGCTCAAGCTGTAGCAGCTGGTAGCTCTCCCGAAGGCTGCGGCTCACACGGGGACCTGAACTCAGCGTGCGGAGAAGGAACATGCGGGCCAGGGGGAGCAGTGCGCAGCCATGACAGAAATCCCCACGGTGAATCAACAGCTGCATGGCGTAACTCATCATCTCTGCTGGTGGCACACAGAGGCACACCCCTGCCCAACAGTGACAAGAAACATGATGTTGCTTGTTGTATTTGTTCCCACACTTAATTGTTAGCATAGGGATGCAAATCATGCATTTGAAAAGGTCATGGGATGCTTTTGATCCATTTTGTTGGTAGTGGTCTAGCCTGAAATCCAGAACCCGTTTTGCTAACATGCCCCTCCTTGTACTCCGTGAAATTGCCAAGGATTGGtaaggagtggaatgatagcaGAAAACGATTGGTGGTACCCAGGCTGGTAGTGGTCCATTATTTGATGGAATTATGCACTTCTTAATTTGACACCTACTGTCACATGCATTAAAGCTACAGCACCTTACCTCACAGACATGTAATCGGTGACTACAGTAACTATGCCAGTGTTATGAAAGAACACCAGTGGCTAGCTGTCATTTTTATTACCCGGACAgctagaagctagctagctaagctaattCATGCTAGCTGAGCTCCATGGCTTACTGCATCGTTCTTGGCGCGTTTTAGGTAAACACAGTATCTACCTAACAAGATACTAATTGCACTAACCTTACTCAAATTTATTCGTCCTTCACATTAGTTTCAGACAGTGTTATTTCACACTAGTTTCAGCgtcggtgtcacgatcgtcagggagagaccaaggcgcagcgtgatgaacaaacatactttaattagttaaagtttaaacatgatacaaaacaagaaacgactcgtgaagtccacggtatcaaagaccgaacacggaacaaaaacccacaaacacaaagggaaaacatacagtttaaatatggctcccaatcagagacaaccagccaacagctgacactcgttgcctctgattgggagtcactcaggcaaaacatagaaatcaacaaactagaacccccaacatagaaataaaccacatagaatgaacacaccctggctcaacatatggagtcccagaaccagggtgtgacagtacccccccctaaaggcgcggactgcgaccgcgcctcaaaaatagcaaaacaggggagggctgggtgggcatacctcctcggcggcggttctggctccggccttgcccaccaccctccaacaaaccccccatagcacccctggtccggtctggccccgctggctggagctggaccggacgtagcaggagcggttagcttcagctccgtagtggagccgttgaccggtacctggttaggcaccggtgacccaggcacgggttgtgccggacagacgacgcagcacccctggcttggtgcgtggagcagcaacgggccggaccgggctgacgatacgcacccctggcttggtgcgtgggcggaacgggcctcaccggactgacgactcgcacccctggctcgtGCGTGGAGCAacggcggaccgggctgacgatgcgcacccctggcttggtgcgtggagccggaacgggcctcaccggactaacgactcgcacccctggcttggtgcgtggagcagcgacgggccttgccaggctgacgactcgtacccctggcttggtgcgagtagcaggaacgggctggaccaggctgatgactcgcacccctggcttgctgcgagtggcaggaacgggctggaccaggctgacgactcgcacccctggcttggtgcgagtggcaggaacaggccgggccgggctggcgacgcgcaccgtatacttggtgcgagtggcaggaacaggccgggccgggctggcgacgcgcaccgtagacttggtgcgagtggcaggaacaggccgggccgggctggcgacgcgcaccgtagacttggtgcgagtggcaggaacaggccgggccgggctggcgacgcgcaccgtagacttggtgcgagtggcaggaacaggccgggccgggctggcgacgcgcaccgtaggcttggtgcgtggagcagggacaggccggactgggctggcgacgcacaccgtaggcttggtgcgtggagcagggacaggccggactgggctggcgacgcacaccgtaggcttggtgcgtggagcagggacaggccgaaccgggctgtggagacggataggagacctgcagtgaagagcggccacaacccgtcctggctgaatgcctaccctcacacactctgtgtgaggcatccgcacaggacgtacagggcggtgtatccgtaacctggtggcctccagaatccgccccttttttgcctccgtcagccccgtcgtccatgccgtgtgcccccccctaaaaaaattctggggttgcctctcgaccgtccgacgacgtccctgatcacgccgttgctcctctctacggcgcgcctccaccgtctcttctcccggcgcttcctcccatgtccagcccaagagctgcccctggacacgctgcttggtcgttgcatggtgggtttttctgtcacgatcgtcagggagagaccaaggcgcagcgtgatgaacaaacatactttaattagttaaagtttaaacatgatacaaaacaagaaacgactcgtgaagtccacggtatcaaaggccgaacacggaacaaaaacccacaaacacaaagggaaaacatacagtttaaatatggctcccaatcagagacaaccagccaacagctgacactcgttgcctctgattgggagtcactcaggcaaaacatagaaatcaacaaactagaacccccaacatagaaataaaccacatagaatgaacacaccctggctcaacatatggagtcccagaaccagggtgtgacagtcggACGACAATCAGGTCGGATCACTTAGGTATAATAAGGACGGGTCAGACATGCTTGTTTGTTTCTGTTAGCTATCTCTCCCAATGAatgtagggagttgtagtttttgCCTAATCCTGTTTGTTTTTTTAGCTACATATAGACACTGAAGACATAAACTTAATGGGAACAAATTTGGCTTTTGAATATGCTATTGCTTCTGTTTTATAATTTTGTATTAAGTTttatttcaaatacattgagtTGACTGTTCAATATTAATTTGTTTTGTTCAAACAAAGCATTGTCACAAGCCtacaaacataacattttgtgCAAGTAGCCTACATTTTTTAAATGGATGATGTGTCCTCCCAAAAATAAAAAAGACACAGTCAGAATTCCTTAGAACTGCATTTCGGAAAAGGCAGTTTCCTAGTTCAGACTATCACGTGAACGCGGTATTATCGCATCTGCATCTACAGACAGCCAAATGTGGATGGTAGCCTGTATTCACTAAACTGCggtaaacatatatatttttttcatttattGCAAACTTAGGAGCCAATTAATTTTTCCAATTTAAGAATATACTGTAAAACAGAGTAAATTATTATCATCACATTTTTTCTCCCTTGccttaaaaaaaaatctcaaatgGCCCCTTTCCCCATTATTCCCCCTTCAGGTCACTGATTAGCCATGGCTCCAGATCCATCAGGATATCTAAGAATATATCTTTGCCTTCGGGCCCACATGCTTTCACAGGGCCATTGAAGAGCTCCCTCAtccttttctgttttttttttccaGCCCTCACTTCACTGTAGGTGTTTGTGGTGATGATTCCCCTCTCCAGGAGTCTATCCAAGATGGGTTCCACCTGGGTCACTCTGTCGATCAGGGCCGTCCGGTGATGGTCCACAAAGTGTTTGTCTGAGGTAGAGATAGGACATGGCTTGGGACTTTTGGAGGTGATGGAATGCAAAGCATACATAATGTATTTGATAGGGGCCTATATCTCTACACGCCTCCTTTAATGTtgcttgtttctgtgtgtgcgtgcatgtgtgtaagGTGTGCAAATTGGAGGATAGGCGTGATGCACTTTTTCTAATTCAGACAGGATTAAATAGGCTATTGGGAGTGAAAAATACTGTTGAAGATTCTAGAGGGCAGCAGTTGCACCAACAGTATGTTGGAGAATAAATTAAAAGGAAGGACTTTTATGATTGTTCATCAAGGTAGAATACTTTAGGTATTGAATGTTTCCCCATAAACCATTACTAATTACAGTAAAACATACATTTGAATAAAGTAGGCCTATTTGAGACATTAGGCTATTTAACACCTGGTTTAGTGTTTACCTTTGATCATGTTCTTTGGTCCAGGTGCACTTGCCATTGCAGCACCCGATGTTACCTAAGATCCCTGAGCTGTAAAATAGGCTTCATGAGACACCATCAATCGAATATAAAtatgaatagtaggcctaaaGATAAATCAAAATCAGCAAGCAATCGAAATGTGTGTTTATTGCATAATGTATTATGCTTATTTTGAGTTGCAAATTGAATATATGCTACTGTATGCTATCATTCAGGCCAGATGCGCAAAATAGAATGCACTCATAAGTGAAAGTAAAACTGTCAACTTCCTTATAGTTTTCCTTCCATACCTTATGGACATTTCAATGCAATTCATTTAATAACGTTTTGTCCTAGCCTACTTTTGGGTTAACTGAAGTGGTTTTAAACCTTTCaaatatagattttttttaaatgtccaaTGGACGTGCCTCCTACTTTATTCGATTTACAGTTAATTGCACCCAATACCTCTATAGCCACATTCACAGCCCCGTCTTCAGTGAAGGTACGGGTCAGAAGGTCTACCAAGTCCACTGGGTCCGCTTTCTCAACAATGCCCTTGCGAAC encodes:
- the LOC123484595 gene encoding LOW QUALITY PROTEIN: dnaJ homolog subfamily C member 28-like (The sequence of the model RefSeq protein was modified relative to this genomic sequence to represent the inferred CDS: inserted 1 base in 1 codon) translates to MMSYAMQLLIHRGDFCHGCALLPLARMFLLRTLSSGPRVSRSLRESYQLLQLELPDEGESSPAQVKEAYLCMAKLYHPDSGAATADKALFALVEEAYRAVLAHQSRLQSRGGSMEDEEDEEKVKGVAPQHRHYLSYEGVGSGTPSQRERQYRQFRVNWAVEQVLDYRQKEHETAAAAEGALVERXVRQRSRQIKVTQAVERLVEDLIQESMSRGDFRNLSGAGKPINKFEHNPYADPMTHNLNRILIDNGYQPPWIVTQRDIREDIAQIRERLLQGRARLADPMTPREHAQWQQLCGAVAEDLKKLNKTVDNLNLIAPMLTMQMVHFSLEREIDRAEKAALQGRQERKMERVREWEEQRREREREKRDTIKTPQHSRQGGLLAWMQNLLK
- the LOC123484596 gene encoding apoptosis-associated speck-like protein containing a CARD gives rise to the protein MASAPGPKNMIKDKHFVDHHRTALIDRVTQVEPILDRLLERGIITTNTYSEVRAGKKKQKRMRELFNGPVKACGPEGKDIFLDILMDLEPWLISDLKGE